The Trichomycterus rosablanca isolate fTriRos1 unplaced genomic scaffold, fTriRos1.hap1 scaffold_216, whole genome shotgun sequence genome contains a region encoding:
- the LOC134306727 gene encoding aurora kinase C-like, whose product MLMVSEPSRCEHVLELLEWFDMPECYVLILERPARCMDLFEYRRNGSLPERLAQVIMWQVVLAARHCRDRGVLHRDIKEQNLLVSFDTLEVKLIDFGCGDLLKSTPYRRFAGTILYAPPEWIEEGTCMGLEFFYPDGTHLSKTGVKALKDNLHFALRHPSASWTDSTQYVHPQPPSPAFNQEGPSNIQSPSLENTAQAEFLTLDESYYDLHHQAVTQQSTAETSQSSSNFSLSTTSPPHMDFTEKMEKLIQQCRLCQGDKDLSERKEVADAGTSRH is encoded by the exons ATGCTGATGGTGTCCGAGCCATCTCGCTGCGAACACGTCCTGGAGCTCCTGGAATGGTTCGACATGCCCGAGTGCTACGTCTTGATCCTGGAGCGACCCGCCCGCTGCATGGACCTCTTCGAATACCGCAGGAACGGCTCACTTCCCGAACGTCTGGCTCAGGTCATCATGTGGCAGGTGGTTCTCGCCGCCCGTCATTGCCGTGATCGCGGCGTTCTCCATCGGGATATCAAGGAGCAGAACCTTCTGGTCAGTTTCGACACGTTAGAGGTCAAGCTCATAGACTTTGGCTGTGGGGACTTGCTGAAGTCGACCCCCTACAGACGTTTTGCAG gCACCATACTATACGCCCCACCTGAATGGATCGAGGAAG GCACCTGTATGGGTTT agaatttttttacccagatggcacccacctaagcaagactggagtgaaggcactaaaggacaacctccattttgctcttcgccacccatctgcttcttggactgactcgacacaatacgtgcatcctcaacctccctcacctgccttcaaccaagaaggaccatcaaacatacaatccccatcactggagaacacagctcaggctgagtttctgactcttgatgaaagctattacgaccttcatcatcaggcagtgacacagcagtcaacagcagagacatcacagtcatcctccaacttctctctctcaacaacatcacctccacatatggatttcacagagaaaatggagaaactg atccaacaatgcaggttatgtcaaggtgacaaagacttgtcagagcggaaagaagtggctgatgctggcaCCAGCCGACACTga